In the genome of Papaver somniferum cultivar HN1 unplaced genomic scaffold, ASM357369v1 unplaced-scaffold_67, whole genome shotgun sequence, one region contains:
- the LOC113343832 gene encoding two-component response regulator-like PRR37 gives MGSVPVSTDGGTGEKRIAELNNHRRYEHKEVRDGVVGEGQGLSEEDESRINEVAETLHNERQRTTQGQDTALKLQPQPPLPGPSVCWERFLPLRSLKVLLVENDDSTRQVVSALLRNCSYEVTAVANGVQAWVILQDLTNHIDIVLTEVVMPSLSGIGLLGKIMSHKTCKNIPVIMMSSHDSMGIVFKCLSKGAVDFLVKPIRKNELKNLWQHVWRRCHSSSGSGSESGIQTQKSPKSKSMEGSDNNTGSNDEDDNRSIGLGVRDGSDNGSGTQSSWTKRAVEVDSPQPVSPWKQSSDPPDSTCAQAILSNSEGLVKELADMECQVQDDESHETVPMGKDLEIGVLGSTNLQHEDSRDKVHTKLTIRNQDKMPEADLHKNTLKFDKGAFDLNIEKPLCEPRSQAVVDNTGLISSSHNLPVKNGLAEVPRGLCKVSEPKDKATSGNNELPSVGLSLKWLRGIGDVKNATQDERNVLRRSDLSAFSRYNTVSSANQTPTGNVGSCSPLDNSFDAMKAESMYNQQSNGSSNNNDMGSTTKNILVKPAAVSDKSAATSTARCLHTSAFQAVQNGQTFPPPQGNSLKPDKGVITTTVVAQPRGAHQQVQVQHHHHHYHHHHHHVHDKQKQQPPPENDDLSLNVATTVVQCGSSNVYGPVEGNGRDYSVNGSNSGSNHGSNKVMNISGGGNIESDNGKSEAAGVSGSGSGSGGGMELNRFAQREAALNKFRLKRKERCFEKKVRYQSRKRLAEQRPRVRGQFVRQVVYEHPSREENT, from the exons ATGGGGAGTGTTCCAGTGAGCACTGATGGTGGTACTGGGGAGAAGAGAATAGCGGAGTTGAATAATCATAGGAGGTATGAGCATAAGGAAGTTAGGGATGGAGTTGTTGGTGAGGGACAGGGTCTTTCGGAGGAAGATGAGTCGAGGATTAATGAAGTTGCAGAAACTCTTCATAATGAACGTCAAAGGACCACCCAAGGACAGGACACTGCGTTGAAGCTGCAACCACAGCCACCGCTTCCAGGGCCGTCAGTTTGTTGGGAGAGATTTCTCCCACTCAGGTCATTGAAGGTTCTACTGGTGGAAAATGATGACTCGACACGCCAGGTTGTCAGTGCACTGCTTCGCAATTGTAGCTATGAAG TTACTGCTGTTGCAAATGGTGTGCAGGCGTGGGTAATTCTACAAGACTTGACGAATCACATTGATATCGTCCTAACTGAGGTGGTCATGCCTAGTCTGTCAGGCATTGGTCTTTTAGGCAAAATAATGAGCCATAAAACTTGCAAAAATATTCCTGTtatta TGATGTCATCCCATGATTCTATGGGTATTGTCTTTAAATGCCTGTCGAAGGGCGCAGTTGACTTTCTAGTGAAGCCTATTCGAAAGAATGAGCTTAAAAATCTTTGGCAGCATGTTTGGAGAAGATGCCACAGC TCTAGTGGTAGTGGAAGTGAAAGTGGTATACAGACtcaaaaatctcctaaatcaaaGAGTATGGAAGGATCTGACAACAATACTGGCAGCAATGACGAAGATGACAACAGGAGCATCGGATTAGGTGTCAGGGATGGCAGTGACAATGGAAGTGGTACTCAG AGCTCTTGGACGAAACGAGCAGTCGAAGTTGATAGCCCCCAACCAGTGTCACCATGGAAACAATCATCTGATCCACCAGATAGCACATGTGCCCAGGCTATCCTCTCCAACTCTGAAGGGTTGGTTAAGGAGTTAGCAGACATGGAGTGCCAAGTACAGGATGATGAATCTCATG AAACTGTCCCAATGGGAAAGGACTTGGAAATTGGAGTTTTAGGGAGTACAAACTTGCAACATGAAGATTCAAGGGATAAGGTCCATACCAAGCTAACTATCAGAAATCAGGATAAGATGCCTGAAGCAGACCTTCACAAAAACACTCTGAAATTTGATAAAGGAGCTTTTGATCTGAACATAGAAAAGCCATTATGTGAACCGAGGTCCCAGGCTGTTGTGGATAATACTGGTCTGATCAGCAGTTCACATAATCTCCCAGTCAAAAATGGCCTCGCCGAGGTTCCACGTGGTCTCTGCAAGGTGTCGGAACCCAAAGATAAGGCGACTTCCGGTAATAATGAATTACCATCTGTTGGGCTGAGTTTGAAGTGGTTGAGAGGAATTGGCGATGTTAAGAATGCTACTCAGGACGAACGCAATGTTTTGAGACGTTCAGACCTTTCAGCCTTCTCAAG GTACAACACAGTTTCCAGCGCCAACCAGACCCCAACTGGAAATGTGGGGAGTTGTTCACCACTTGATAATAGTTTTGATGCTATGAAGGCAGAATCAATGTACAATCAGCAGTCAAATGGGAGTAGCAACAACAACGATATGGGATCCACCACTAAAAACATACTTGTAAAGCCAGCAGCTGTCAGTGATAAATCAGCAGCCACGTCAACAGCTAGATGCCTACACACCTCTGCTTTTCAAGCTGTTCAGAATGGTCAGACATTTCCACCTCCGCAAGGAAATTCCCTAAAGCCTGATAAGGGTGTAATCACCACCACAGTGGTGGCACAACCAAGAGGTGCACATCAGCAGGTCCAAGTtcagcaccaccatcaccattatcaccaccatcaccatcatgTCCATGACAAGCAAAAGCAGCAACCGCCGCCAGAAAATGATGATTTATCATTGAACGTCGCAACTACTGTCGTGCAATGTGGGTCTTCAAATGTGTATGGACCTGTTGAAGGTAATGGTAGGGATTACAGCGTAAATGGAAGCAATTCAGGTAGTAACCATGGGAGCAACAAAGTCATGAACATCAGTGGTGGGGGGAACATAGAAAGTGATAATGGGAAAAGTGAAGCAGCTGGAGTTAGTGGGAGTGGAAGCGGAAGTGGAGGTGGAATGGAGCTAAACCGATTCGCACAGAGAGAAGCTGCCTTGAACAAATTTCGCCTGAAAAGAAAAGAGAGGTGCTTCGAAAAGAAG GTTCGATATCAAAGCAGAAAGAGGTTGGCGGAGCAGCGACCTCGAGTTCGTGGCCAATTTGTGAGACAGGTAGTGTACGAGCACCCAAGTCGAGAGGAAAACACCTAA